A genomic segment from Paenibacillus sp. FSL K6-1096 encodes:
- a CDS encoding ABC transporter ATP-binding protein, whose product MKSWKSYFTFVRPYLKWIILTLIIGMVKFSIPLTLPMILKYVVDELLGNPALPVAERISKLMMVLGGSLVLFVLIRGPVEYYRQYFAQLITSKVLFDMRNRLYAHLQRLSLRYYQNTKVGEAISRFINDVEQSKNLVEVGMMNVWLDMFTLLFALGFMLYLNPMLTLVAVAVLPLYGIAVNTLYKRLKVLTKDRSQALAVIQGYLHERIQGIAVIRSFTMERVDQRQFEDINGRFLQKAMAQTRWNAFTFAIINTLTDIAPLLVIGYGGYQVIQGHLTLGTFVAFFGYLDRMYAPLRRLINSSTVLTQASASLERVLELLNEPYDIVDAPGAEPLRDAAGEIEFRKVWFKYGEEHEWVLRNIDLSIAPGQTVALVGMSGGGKSSLISLIPRFYDISEGSLRLDGRDVRELTQESLRQTVGMVLQDNFLFSGSVRDNILFGNPGAGEEEIIAAAKSANAHDFIMQLPEGYDTEVGERGVKLSGGQKQRVAIARVFLKDPKVLILDEATSALDLESEHLIQQALQALSSERTTLIVAHRLSTITHADQIIVMENGEITERGTHEELMALAGSYARLFNVQHLNA is encoded by the coding sequence GTGAAGTCATGGAAATCATATTTTACTTTCGTAAGGCCCTACCTGAAGTGGATTATCCTTACCCTGATCATCGGGATGGTCAAGTTCAGCATTCCGCTGACGCTGCCGATGATTCTGAAGTACGTGGTCGATGAGCTGCTGGGCAATCCCGCATTGCCGGTCGCAGAGCGGATATCGAAGCTGATGATGGTACTGGGCGGCTCACTCGTGCTGTTCGTGCTGATCCGCGGCCCCGTGGAATATTACCGCCAATACTTCGCCCAGCTGATTACCAGCAAGGTGTTATTCGATATGCGCAACCGGCTCTACGCCCATCTGCAGCGGCTCTCCCTGCGCTATTACCAGAATACGAAGGTGGGCGAGGCCATCTCCCGGTTCATTAACGATGTGGAGCAGTCGAAGAACCTGGTGGAAGTGGGCATGATGAACGTCTGGCTGGATATGTTCACGCTGCTGTTCGCGCTGGGGTTCATGCTCTATCTCAATCCCATGCTGACGCTGGTAGCAGTTGCGGTTCTGCCGCTCTACGGCATCGCTGTGAACACGCTCTACAAACGGCTTAAGGTGCTGACCAAGGACCGGTCCCAGGCGCTTGCCGTCATTCAAGGCTATCTGCATGAGCGGATTCAGGGGATTGCGGTGATCCGCAGCTTCACGATGGAGCGTGTAGACCAGCGGCAGTTCGAGGACATCAACGGCAGATTCCTGCAAAAAGCGATGGCTCAGACCCGCTGGAACGCCTTCACCTTCGCGATTATCAATACCTTGACCGATATTGCGCCGCTGCTTGTTATCGGTTACGGGGGCTATCAGGTCATCCAGGGCCATCTGACCCTCGGGACCTTCGTAGCCTTCTTCGGCTACCTGGACCGCATGTATGCACCGCTGCGCCGTCTGATCAATTCCTCGACCGTGCTGACCCAGGCCTCCGCTTCGCTTGAACGTGTCCTGGAGCTGCTGAACGAGCCGTATGATATTGTTGATGCGCCTGGAGCGGAGCCGCTGCGGGATGCTGCCGGGGAGATTGAATTCCGTAAGGTGTGGTTCAAATACGGGGAGGAGCACGAATGGGTGCTGCGTAATATTGACCTCAGCATTGCTCCGGGACAGACGGTGGCGCTGGTCGGAATGAGCGGAGGCGGGAAGTCCTCGCTGATCAGCCTGATCCCGCGCTTCTATGACATCAGCGAAGGCAGCCTGCGTCTGGACGGCCGGGATGTGCGGGAGCTGACTCAGGAGAGCCTGCGGCAGACCGTGGGGATGGTGCTGCAGGATAACTTCCTGTTCAGCGGCTCGGTCCGCGACAACATTCTGTTCGGTAATCCCGGTGCCGGGGAAGAAGAGATCATAGCGGCAGCGAAGTCCGCGAACGCGCATGACTTCATCATGCAGCTGCCGGAGGGCTATGATACCGAGGTCGGGGAACGCGGGGTGAAGCTGTCCGGGGGACAGAAGCAGAGAGTGGCGATCGCCCGCGTCTTCCTGAAGGACCCCAAGGTGCTGATTCTGGACGAGGCGACTTCAGCGCTCGACCTGGAGTCCGAGCATCTGATCCAGCAGGCACTGCAGGCGCTCTCCAGTGAGCGGACCACATTAATTGTGGCCCACCGGCTGTCCACGATCACCCATGCGGACCAGATTATTGTAATGGAGAACGGGGAGATCACCGAGCGCGGAACCCATGAGGAGCTGATGGCGCTTGCCGGAAGCTATGCACGGCTGTTCAATGTGCAGCATCTGAATGCTTAG
- a CDS encoding ADP-heptose synthase: MPRQFVTEAVMMAIYGQLLNPRSPVEYIVPYTTIMELYELRDSNEPVMSQADDDKHVRLRIRELIDYFEEPLNAKKINRCLNIPWAKSSGILLGSQAQLTIINSVDNASYGEAFDPIETELLLASQREKVPILTDQFELIQRIIEGGVPVQVYDIDDFEFAMEEETFRSSP, from the coding sequence ATGCCCAGACAATTTGTGACGGAAGCCGTCATGATGGCGATTTACGGCCAGCTTCTTAACCCGCGAAGCCCTGTAGAATATATAGTGCCTTACACCACGATCATGGAGCTGTACGAGCTGCGGGACAGCAATGAGCCGGTGATGAGCCAGGCGGATGATGATAAGCATGTCAGACTCAGAATCCGTGAGCTGATTGACTATTTCGAGGAACCGCTGAATGCCAAGAAGATCAACCGCTGCCTGAATATTCCCTGGGCCAAGAGCTCCGGCATTCTGCTGGGCAGCCAGGCGCAGCTAACAATTATCAACAGCGTGGATAACGCCTCCTACGGGGAAGCCTTCGATCCGATTGAGACCGAGCTGCTGCTTGCATCCCAGCGCGAGAAGGTGCCGATTCTGACCGACCAGTTCGAGCTGATTCAGCGCATTATCGAAGGCGGCGTCCCCGTCCAGGTGTATGACATTGACGATTTCGAGTTCGCGATGGAGGAAGAGACCTTCCGCAGCTCACCCTGA
- a CDS encoding HesB/YadR/YfhF family protein encodes MNILISPQAAAWFKRELSLGDGAHIRLFPRYSSGGGLHPGFSLGIATEQPGRPAAAFEQDSLIFYMEEQDLWYLEGYNLAIVYSEAEDDIEYRYEPVPVT; translated from the coding sequence ATGAACATATTGATTAGTCCGCAGGCGGCAGCCTGGTTCAAGAGGGAGCTTAGCCTCGGGGACGGGGCCCATATCCGTTTATTTCCCCGGTACAGCTCCGGCGGCGGCCTGCATCCCGGCTTCTCGCTGGGCATTGCAACAGAGCAGCCTGGACGTCCCGCCGCAGCGTTCGAGCAGGACAGCCTTATTTTCTATATGGAAGAGCAGGACCTGTGGTATCTGGAGGGGTACAACCTGGCCATTGTCTATTCGGAAGCTGAGGATGATATCGAATACCGGTATGAGCCGGTTCCGGTAACCTGA
- a CDS encoding ABC transporter transmembrane domain-containing protein encodes MFSVLRDLGWFFRREKRRYTIGLILLIVVGVLELLPPRLLGNAIDDIVSGSITTGSLMKYIGMIVIFLLTIYWITYIWMHKLFGGSNLVERLLRSRFMNHLMTMTPAFFERNRTGDLMARATNDIRAVAVTVGFGMLTLVDSTVYLTVVLFAMGFLVSWKLTLAAVIPLPLIAIAMVFYGKAIHDRYSLAQDAFGDMNDQVLESVSGIRVIRAYVQERLDEKRFSDITEDVYRKNMAVARVDAFFEPTIRFCVGLSYIIALTYGIYLVFRNQITLGDLVSFNMYLGMIVWPMFAIGELINIMQRGGASLERIDETLNAKPDVKDVPHPVKVANPASIELKDVTFRYPTSTVDNLSGVSFSLSQGQTLGVVGRTGSGKSTLLKQLLHEYPTGTGEILISGVPITQIALDQLHSWMGYVPQEQILFSKSVRENIQFGRSGASDERIMQAITAAAFQNDLGTLSDGLDTMVGERGVSLSGGQKQRVSISRAFIADPDILILDDALSAVDARTEAKIIENIREERSGKTTLISTHRLSAIEHADLIVVLDGGHITERGTHQELLELNGWYREQFDRQQVENNLTNE; translated from the coding sequence TTGTTCTCTGTACTCCGCGATCTCGGCTGGTTCTTCCGCCGGGAAAAAAGGCGCTACACCATAGGCCTTATTCTGCTAATTGTAGTAGGCGTGCTGGAGCTTCTGCCTCCGCGCCTGCTGGGCAACGCCATTGACGACATCGTCAGCGGCTCCATCACCACAGGTTCCCTTATGAAGTACATCGGTATGATCGTGATATTTCTGCTGACGATTTACTGGATCACCTACATATGGATGCACAAGCTGTTTGGAGGCTCCAACCTGGTCGAGCGCCTGCTGCGCTCGCGCTTCATGAATCACCTGATGACCATGACTCCCGCCTTCTTCGAGCGCAACCGGACGGGCGATCTGATGGCCCGGGCCACGAATGATATCCGTGCGGTCGCGGTCACTGTAGGCTTCGGGATGCTGACCCTGGTTGATTCGACCGTCTATCTCACCGTCGTGCTGTTCGCCATGGGCTTCCTGGTCAGCTGGAAGCTGACGCTGGCTGCCGTTATCCCGCTTCCGCTGATTGCGATAGCGATGGTGTTCTACGGCAAAGCTATTCATGACCGGTACAGCCTGGCCCAGGATGCCTTCGGCGACATGAACGACCAGGTGCTGGAATCGGTCTCCGGTATCCGGGTCATCCGGGCGTATGTGCAGGAACGTCTCGATGAGAAGCGCTTCTCTGACATTACTGAGGATGTATACCGCAAGAATATGGCGGTAGCGCGGGTCGATGCCTTCTTCGAGCCGACCATCCGCTTCTGCGTAGGTCTCAGCTATATCATTGCGCTGACCTACGGCATCTATCTGGTGTTCCGCAACCAGATCACACTGGGAGACCTGGTCTCCTTCAATATGTATCTCGGCATGATCGTCTGGCCGATGTTCGCCATCGGCGAGCTGATCAATATCATGCAGCGCGGCGGCGCTTCGCTGGAGCGGATCGACGAGACGCTGAATGCCAAGCCGGATGTCAAGGATGTGCCTCATCCGGTGAAGGTCGCTAATCCGGCTTCGATCGAACTGAAGGATGTGACCTTCCGGTATCCAACCTCAACCGTCGACAATCTGAGCGGTGTCAGCTTCTCCCTCTCCCAGGGCCAGACGCTGGGCGTGGTCGGACGGACCGGCAGCGGCAAATCAACGCTGCTGAAGCAATTGCTTCATGAATACCCTACGGGCACCGGCGAGATCCTGATCTCAGGTGTGCCGATTACCCAGATTGCCCTGGATCAGCTGCACAGCTGGATGGGCTATGTGCCGCAGGAGCAGATTCTGTTCTCCAAGTCGGTGCGCGAGAATATCCAGTTCGGCCGCTCCGGGGCCAGCGATGAGCGGATCATGCAGGCGATTACTGCTGCCGCCTTCCAGAATGACCTTGGCACCCTGTCTGACGGGCTCGATACGATGGTCGGCGAACGCGGCGTCTCCCTCTCCGGGGGGCAGAAGCAGCGGGTATCGATCTCCAGAGCCTTCATTGCCGATCCTGATATCCTGATTCTGGATGATGCGCTGTCCGCCGTGGATGCACGGACGGAAGCGAAGATCATCGAGAATATCCGCGAAGAGCGCAGCGGCAAAACCACGCTCATCTCCACCCACCGCCTCTCGGCAATTGAACACGCGGATCTGATCGTCGTGCTCGACGGCGGACATATTACCGAGCGGGGTACCCACCAGGAGCTGCTGGAGCTAAACGGCTGGTACCGCGAGCAGTTCGACCGCCAGCAGGTGGAGAATAACCTGACGAATGAATAA
- a CDS encoding ABC transporter ATP-binding protein yields the protein MTQSTGKRLLQYALTAKKTFIAALLLLTIGVAAELAGPFIAKSMIDNHLLAIEKPYFQTASPKDAAEYNNTYYKRGDRFAADEAKGQEVRLLQVGRSFYFINEAVTQAEGERSFADGSVQVKYGDQIAVYPAVKLSAGELFAFYQPELPGIYELVGLYALFLVISIIAEFGKTYWLQSSANQVIRKLRTDVYAHIQRLPVHFFDNLPAGKVVSRVTNDTEAVKDLFIAVLSNFATGIINITGVYVALFLLDVKLGLVSLFIVPVIIIWIVLYRKIATKYNTIIRSRLSEINAIINESIQGMSIIRIFRRQKQSSAEFEQLNDDYLKYQNKMLNLNAFTSHNLVNSLRNLSFVLVLWYFGFGSMNGSTFVSLGVLYAFVDVLGRMFQPITGMVNQLANLDSSMVSAGRVFTLMDEPGEPVTDGSMPRYKGNVVFKDVSFAYKKDFVLRDISFEARPGETVALVGHTGSGKSSIINLLFRFYDPQKGSITIDGQEVTGLPKQWLRSHMGIVLQDPYLFTGTIASNVSLGDERISRERVERALREVGADKLLSHLPQGFDEPVIEKGSTLSAGQRQLISFARALAFDPAILILDEATSNIDTETESVIQQALEVLKKGRTTFIIAHRLSTIRSADQILVLHRGQIVERGSHDELMALGGRYFRMYQLQLGAGAGEPAAEPAAGNSSADTAAAGLRPSLEV from the coding sequence TTGACACAGAGCACCGGCAAACGTCTGCTGCAATATGCACTGACCGCCAAAAAGACCTTCATCGCAGCCCTGCTGCTCCTCACGATCGGGGTAGCGGCCGAGCTGGCCGGGCCGTTCATCGCCAAGAGCATGATTGACAACCATCTGCTGGCGATTGAGAAGCCCTACTTCCAGACGGCTTCGCCCAAGGATGCTGCTGAATATAATAACACTTACTACAAGCGCGGTGACCGGTTCGCCGCTGATGAAGCCAAGGGACAGGAGGTCCGCCTTCTCCAGGTGGGCCGGAGCTTCTACTTCATCAATGAGGCCGTAACGCAGGCCGAAGGCGAGCGAAGCTTCGCGGACGGGAGCGTCCAGGTCAAATACGGCGACCAGATTGCCGTCTATCCGGCGGTGAAGTTGTCGGCGGGCGAGCTGTTTGCTTTTTACCAGCCGGAGCTTCCCGGAATCTATGAACTGGTGGGCCTGTATGCCCTGTTCCTGGTCATCTCGATCATTGCCGAGTTCGGCAAAACCTACTGGCTCCAGTCCTCTGCCAACCAGGTTATCCGCAAGCTGAGAACCGATGTATACGCTCATATCCAGCGTCTGCCGGTGCATTTCTTCGATAATCTGCCGGCGGGCAAGGTCGTCTCCCGGGTCACCAACGATACGGAAGCGGTCAAGGATCTGTTCATTGCGGTGTTGTCCAACTTCGCTACTGGGATTATCAACATCACCGGTGTCTATGTCGCCCTGTTCCTGCTTGATGTGAAGCTGGGGCTGGTGAGCTTGTTCATCGTGCCGGTCATTATAATCTGGATTGTGCTGTACCGCAAAATCGCGACCAAATACAACACGATTATCCGCTCGCGGCTAAGTGAGATTAATGCGATTATCAATGAATCCATTCAGGGGATGTCCATTATCCGCATCTTCCGCCGCCAGAAGCAGAGCAGTGCCGAGTTTGAACAGCTGAATGACGATTATCTGAAATACCAGAACAAAATGCTGAATCTGAACGCCTTCACCTCGCACAATCTGGTGAACTCGCTGCGTAACCTCTCCTTCGTGCTGGTGCTGTGGTATTTCGGCTTCGGCAGCATGAACGGCTCCACCTTCGTTTCTCTGGGTGTCCTGTACGCCTTCGTCGATGTGCTGGGCCGGATGTTCCAGCCGATTACAGGTATGGTTAACCAACTGGCGAATCTGGACAGCTCCATGGTCTCAGCCGGCCGGGTATTCACGCTGATGGATGAGCCGGGCGAGCCGGTCACTGACGGCTCCATGCCGCGCTATAAGGGCAATGTCGTATTTAAGGATGTCTCCTTCGCTTACAAAAAGGACTTCGTCCTGCGCGACATCTCCTTCGAGGCGCGTCCGGGCGAGACGGTGGCCCTGGTCGGTCATACCGGCTCCGGCAAAAGCTCGATCATCAACCTGCTGTTCCGGTTCTATGATCCGCAAAAAGGAAGCATTACGATCGACGGCCAGGAGGTTACCGGCCTGCCCAAGCAGTGGCTGCGCAGCCATATGGGCATCGTGCTCCAGGACCCTTATCTCTTCACCGGAACGATTGCTTCCAATGTCAGCCTCGGTGACGAGCGGATCTCCCGCGAACGGGTAGAACGGGCGCTGCGCGAGGTAGGGGCCGACAAATTACTGTCCCATCTGCCGCAGGGCTTCGATGAGCCGGTGATTGAGAAGGGCAGCACCCTGTCCGCCGGACAGCGGCAGCTGATCTCCTTCGCCAGAGCACTCGCCTTCGATCCGGCGATCCTGATTCTGGATGAGGCGACCTCCAACATCGATACCGAGACGGAGAGCGTTATCCAGCAGGCACTGGAGGTGCTGAAGAAGGGCCGGACCACCTTCATCATTGCCCACCGTCTGTCGACGATCCGCAGCGCCGACCAGATCCTGGTCCTCCATCGCGGCCAGATTGTTGAACGCGGCAGCCATGATGAGCTGATGGCGCTAGGCGGAAGATACTTCCGTATGTACCAGCTCCAGCTTGGTGCAGGCGCCGGTGAACCGGCTGCAGAACCGGCAGCAGGTAATTCCTCTGCTGATACTGCCGCAGCCGGACTGCGCCCTTCCCTGGAGGTATAA
- a CDS encoding crosslink repair DNA glycosylase YcaQ family protein: MITYKLSKRQARLFLLRHQRLVADGGTGGKQGIYDYVRHVGCIQYDPLSIAGHNHELVLQARIPDFVPAMANELLYQDRLLLDGWDKNMSIYCTEDWPYFQRRREAAARHRHNEAMAAMVAHVREELEARGPLSSLDLESREKIDWAWAPARLSRAAMESMYFWGELSIHHRVHTRRYYDYTAKLLPAELLSASDPNATLEEHYDWYVLRRVGSIGLQWNRAGDGWLGIAGLKSKERTASIQRLLQDDLLREVQVEGIKLPLYVRTADTPVLEAVLQEDYGHLPESAADVQPQSASGVTPFAALLAPLDNLLWDRELIRQLFGFHYRWEVYKPVLEREYGYYVLPLLYGDRFIARLEPVMNKKTGILDIIRWWWEPGEALDRGMLPALLQAFTALMRSTGATGIRFAPDLVRDCGLQELEAGLPAPLPVQ; encoded by the coding sequence GTGATAACCTACAAGCTCAGCAAGCGGCAGGCGCGGCTCTTCCTGCTGCGCCATCAGCGGCTGGTGGCGGACGGAGGAACCGGAGGCAAGCAGGGCATTTATGATTATGTGCGCCATGTGGGCTGCATACAGTACGACCCGCTCAGCATTGCCGGTCATAATCATGAGCTTGTATTGCAGGCCCGCATCCCGGACTTTGTGCCGGCGATGGCGAATGAGCTGCTCTACCAGGACCGGCTGCTGCTTGACGGCTGGGACAAGAATATGTCCATCTACTGTACAGAGGACTGGCCATACTTCCAGCGGCGCCGGGAAGCGGCAGCCAGACACCGCCACAACGAGGCCATGGCAGCCATGGTTGCCCATGTCCGCGAGGAGCTGGAAGCGCGCGGGCCGCTCTCTTCGCTGGACCTGGAGAGCCGGGAGAAGATCGACTGGGCCTGGGCTCCGGCCCGGCTCTCCCGGGCGGCTATGGAGAGCATGTACTTCTGGGGGGAGCTGTCCATCCATCACCGGGTGCATACGCGGCGGTATTATGACTATACCGCGAAGCTGCTTCCCGCTGAGCTCCTCAGCGCAAGCGATCCCAATGCGACCCTGGAGGAGCATTATGACTGGTATGTGCTGCGCCGGGTCGGCAGCATCGGCCTGCAATGGAACCGGGCCGGCGACGGCTGGCTCGGCATCGCCGGGCTGAAGAGCAAGGAGCGGACAGCCTCCATCCAGCGCCTGCTGCAGGACGATCTGCTCCGGGAGGTGCAGGTCGAAGGAATCAAGCTCCCGCTCTATGTCCGTACAGCGGATACCCCCGTGCTGGAGGCGGTGCTGCAGGAGGATTACGGCCATTTACCGGAATCTGCTGCTGATGTGCAGCCTCAGTCGGCATCTGGCGTTACCCCCTTCGCCGCGCTGCTGGCTCCGCTTGACAACCTGCTGTGGGACCGGGAGCTGATCCGCCAGTTGTTCGGCTTCCACTACCGCTGGGAGGTCTACAAGCCGGTGCTGGAACGGGAATACGGCTATTATGTGCTTCCTCTGCTCTACGGTGACCGCTTCATCGCCCGGCTGGAGCCGGTGATGAATAAGAAGACCGGTATTCTCGACATCATCCGCTGGTGGTGGGAGCCGGGGGAAGCCCTGGACCGGGGAATGCTTCCTGCACTTCTGCAAGCCTTCACGGCGCTGATGCGCTCCACCGGCGCTACCGGCATCCGCTTCGCCCCTGATCTTGTCCGGGACTGCGGATTGCAGGAGCTTGAGGCTGGACTGCCTGCGCCGCTGCCTGTGCAATAA
- a CDS encoding ABC transporter ATP-binding protein, with translation MEVTNTSPLLTIIRGSKRYGGRPVLNDVSMTVHPGSATALIGRNGSGKSTLLSILAGLLKLSSGELNWHSKGITAGYAPEAFPGLKLTAEDYLHAMGRIAGLPEGEVRSRVSGLLQRFGLEAFRSRPMEGYSKGMLQKVNLIQGVLIRPQLLLLDEPMSGLDLPAQDTLITLLQELKQEGTALVFSVHEPQIIEALGDEVLVLQEGQVIRTIRGPENLRSAPVMHIVCTGLPEEAQQAVKVLPGVLTMQPAPDRAGTASIGLTVDQQMSDICLQQILAAGGSIAEVKPLGGLSDLTEWMDPKKRNGSESR, from the coding sequence TTGGAAGTTACGAACACATCACCATTACTCACAATAATCAGGGGCAGCAAGAGGTATGGAGGCCGCCCGGTTCTGAATGACGTCTCTATGACGGTTCACCCCGGCTCGGCAACAGCCCTGATCGGCCGCAACGGCTCCGGCAAAAGCACACTGCTCTCCATACTCGCCGGACTGCTGAAGCTGTCCTCCGGAGAGCTTAATTGGCATAGTAAGGGGATCACCGCCGGTTATGCGCCGGAAGCTTTTCCCGGCCTGAAGCTGACGGCAGAGGATTATCTGCACGCCATGGGCCGCATCGCCGGACTCCCGGAGGGGGAGGTCCGGTCCAGGGTAAGCGGGCTGCTGCAGCGCTTCGGTCTGGAGGCCTTCCGCAGCCGCCCGATGGAGGGCTACTCTAAGGGAATGCTGCAGAAGGTCAATCTGATTCAGGGCGTGCTGATCCGGCCGCAGCTTCTGCTGCTGGACGAACCGATGTCCGGCCTGGATCTGCCGGCACAGGATACACTTATCACACTCCTGCAGGAGCTGAAGCAGGAGGGTACGGCACTGGTCTTCTCCGTTCACGAGCCGCAGATCATTGAGGCGCTGGGTGATGAGGTGCTGGTGCTGCAGGAGGGGCAGGTCATCCGTACAATTCGCGGACCGGAGAATCTGCGGAGTGCTCCTGTGATGCATATCGTCTGCACCGGGCTGCCGGAAGAAGCACAGCAGGCGGTCAAGGTGTTGCCCGGAGTGTTAACAATGCAACCTGCGCCGGACCGCGCAGGGACCGCCAGTATAGGGCTGACCGTAGATCAGCAGATGTCAGATATCTGCCTGCAGCAGATTCTTGCCGCAGGCGGTTCCATAGCTGAGGTGAAGCCGCTCGGAGGTCTGAGTGATCTTACAGAGTGGATGGACCCGAAGAAGCGGAACGGAAGTGAGAGCAGATGA